One segment of Rhodococcus opacus B4 DNA contains the following:
- a CDS encoding GntR family transcriptional regulator: protein MADEALELEPLTPFAGRRMEQAIAAVRAAIDDGRMKPGVKYSVYQLAEGLGISRTPVRDALLRLEEVGVIKFEARQGFRILLPQPKEIAEIFAVRLALELPAVRKAAAVADPTLSDALQRQRRLMQDAAAGGDEHEFAHHDLGLHDLILDAADNARARAIVKTLRETTRLLGANTADKTRTLTDIDNEHAPIIDAIIAGNPVEAEAAMRAHLENTGRLLVTQSIRSVDDPSLSTEEIWATVNS, encoded by the coding sequence GTGGCAGACGAAGCGCTCGAACTCGAACCGCTCACCCCGTTCGCGGGACGACGGATGGAGCAGGCGATCGCGGCGGTGCGGGCGGCCATCGACGACGGCCGCATGAAACCGGGAGTGAAGTACTCGGTCTACCAACTCGCCGAGGGTCTGGGGATCTCCCGAACCCCGGTGCGGGACGCTTTGCTGCGCCTGGAAGAAGTGGGAGTCATCAAGTTCGAAGCACGCCAGGGCTTCCGCATTCTTCTCCCCCAGCCGAAGGAGATCGCGGAGATCTTCGCAGTCCGGTTGGCCCTGGAACTACCCGCGGTCCGCAAGGCCGCAGCCGTGGCCGACCCCACGCTCTCGGACGCACTGCAGCGGCAACGACGCCTGATGCAGGACGCCGCCGCCGGCGGCGACGAACACGAGTTCGCCCATCATGATCTCGGGCTTCACGACCTGATTCTCGACGCCGCCGACAACGCCCGAGCCCGCGCGATCGTCAAGACCCTTCGCGAGACCACCCGGCTACTCGGGGCCAACACCGCCGACAAGACCAGAACACTCACCGACATCGACAACGAGCACGCGCCCATCATCGACGCGATCATCGCCGGCAATCCAGTCGAGGCAGAGGCGGCCATGCGGGCACATCTGGAGAACACAGGAAGACTGCTGGTGACACAATCTATCCGCAGCGTTGACGACCCGAGCCTGTCCACGGAGGAGATCTGGGCTACCGTCAATTCCTGA